A genomic segment from Comamonas terrigena NBRC 13299 encodes:
- the rfbC gene encoding dTDP-4-dehydrorhamnose 3,5-epimerase, translated as MKATPTAIPDVMVVEPKVFGDARGFFYESFNQQAFNAATGTNFEFVQDNHSRSRKGVLRGLHYQLPPHAQGKLVRVVRGAVWDVAVDIRQGSATFGKWVAEELTEYSHKQFWIPPGFAHGFVVLSESADFLYKTTDYYAPESDRGVAWNDPQIGIAWPDLGMDWLLSEKDLKQPLLQDADTFIG; from the coding sequence ATGAAAGCCACCCCTACCGCGATCCCGGACGTGATGGTGGTGGAACCCAAGGTGTTCGGGGATGCCCGCGGGTTTTTCTACGAGAGCTTCAACCAGCAGGCTTTTAATGCCGCCACTGGCACCAATTTCGAGTTTGTGCAGGACAACCACAGCCGTAGCCGCAAAGGGGTGCTGCGTGGCCTGCATTACCAATTGCCTCCACATGCCCAGGGCAAGCTGGTGCGCGTGGTGCGTGGCGCCGTCTGGGATGTGGCGGTGGATATTCGCCAGGGGTCTGCAACCTTTGGCAAATGGGTGGCCGAGGAATTGACGGAGTACAGCCACAAGCAGTTCTGGATTCCCCCAGGATTTGCCCATGGCTTCGTGGTGCTGAGTGAGTCGGCCGATTTCCTCTACAAGACCACGGACTACTACGCGCCCGAGTCGGACCGGGGCGTTGCCTGGAATGACCCGCAGATTGGCATTGCCTGGCCGGATTTGGGCATGGATTGGCTGCTGTCGGAAAAAGACCTGAAGCAGCCTTTGCTGCAGGATGCGGATACCTTCATCGGATAA